A single Corynebacterium stationis DNA region contains:
- a CDS encoding ArgP/LysG family DNA-binding transcriptional regulator, with product MNPVHLETLLAIVDEGSFEYAATVLGITPSAVSQRIKSLEASTGRVLLRRANPVTATDAGEILVQSARRMALVQAETDARLGQRLQRVPLSVAVNNDTLATWFKAVMAEMAQYGEAALRLRVEDETRTLAMLRRGDVLGAITHEQAPVSGCVSEYLGTMRYVAVSTPDIKTRFNTELGLAWRQMPLVIYGPQDAILDRAMRDRDVELHVIRGRVSQIPTSEAYLEAVRIGLGWGVLAEIQVQQYLDSGELVALDGEDIEVDLYWQRWRLESEVLEKLTSSVISAARAALPQRK from the coding sequence ATGAATCCGGTACATTTGGAAACCTTGCTGGCCATCGTGGATGAGGGCAGCTTTGAGTATGCTGCGACGGTGCTGGGGATCACACCGTCGGCAGTTAGTCAAAGAATCAAATCACTTGAAGCATCCACGGGCCGTGTTCTGCTGCGTCGTGCAAATCCAGTCACGGCGACTGATGCCGGGGAAATTTTGGTGCAATCTGCCCGGCGCATGGCACTGGTGCAAGCAGAAACTGATGCCCGCTTAGGCCAACGCTTACAACGTGTGCCGCTGTCGGTGGCTGTCAACAACGACACTCTAGCCACGTGGTTTAAGGCCGTGATGGCGGAGATGGCGCAATACGGTGAGGCAGCGCTGCGGCTGCGCGTCGAAGATGAAACCCGCACCTTGGCTATGCTGCGCCGCGGCGATGTCCTTGGCGCTATTACCCATGAGCAAGCCCCAGTGTCGGGTTGTGTTTCCGAATATTTAGGCACCATGCGCTATGTTGCGGTGAGTACCCCGGATATCAAAACTCGGTTTAACACGGAGTTGGGCCTGGCGTGGCGGCAGATGCCACTGGTGATCTATGGCCCCCAAGATGCCATCTTGGACCGCGCGATGCGCGACCGCGACGTGGAGCTGCACGTTATCCGCGGCCGGGTATCCCAAATTCCGACGTCTGAGGCCTATCTCGAAGCCGTGCGCATTGGCTTGGGGTGGGGAGTGCTGGCAGAAATCCAGGTCCAGCAATATCTCGACTCCGGCGAATTAGTGGCTCTGGATGGCGAGGATATTGAAGTGGACCTGTACTGGCAGCGCTGGCGATTAGAATCTGAAGTTCTGGAAAAGCTCACCAGCAGCGTTATCAGCGCCGCGCGGGCGGCGCTGCCACAACGTAAATGA
- a CDS encoding LysE/ArgO family amino acid transporter, giving the protein MSILLAGFALGLSLIVAIGPQNALLIKQGIKREHVWVVIAICAVSDIILISGGTAGVGYLVETFPTALVVLKYLGAIYLAYFTYLCFRDALRDKVETLSPAQIEPNKTQQIDAFDGGDLGGSSIDTRRRTTRLRQQVRESTWVKPALATLAICWLNPAAYVDVLVMIGGLANQYGETGRWFFAAGAIAASMLWFPTVGLAAAKFSHVLSRPAVWRGINFGIGCIMALLTIKLLLT; this is encoded by the coding sequence CTGTCTATCCTTCTCGCCGGTTTCGCACTAGGGCTCTCACTTATCGTAGCGATTGGCCCGCAAAATGCTCTGCTGATCAAACAGGGCATTAAACGCGAGCACGTGTGGGTAGTCATTGCGATTTGCGCGGTGTCCGACATCATTTTGATTAGCGGTGGCACCGCGGGTGTGGGCTATCTGGTGGAGACTTTCCCGACCGCACTGGTGGTGCTGAAGTATCTGGGCGCGATTTATCTGGCTTACTTTACTTATCTGTGCTTTCGCGATGCGTTGCGCGACAAGGTTGAAACTCTCTCCCCTGCGCAGATCGAGCCGAATAAGACGCAGCAGATCGATGCATTCGATGGCGGCGACTTGGGCGGTTCTTCTATTGATACCCGGCGGCGCACCACGCGTCTGCGCCAGCAAGTACGCGAATCGACCTGGGTGAAGCCAGCTCTTGCGACCTTGGCGATTTGCTGGCTGAACCCGGCAGCTTATGTCGATGTGCTGGTAATGATTGGCGGACTTGCCAACCAATACGGCGAAACCGGCCGATGGTTCTTTGCTGCCGGTGCCATTGCAGCGAGCATGCTGTGGTTTCCCACCGTTGGTCTGGCTGCCGCGAAGTTCTCGCACGTACTTTCGCGCCCTGCGGTATGGCGCGGCATCAACTTCGGCATTGGCTGCATCATGGCGCTGCTGACCATTAAGCTGCTGTTGACCTAG
- a CDS encoding benzoate/H(+) symporter BenE family transporter: MGTSSLLAVEKPHLPRPTFREILRDLGPYEIGDGLVALIFSASGPIAVILAAAAAGNLSPDQTSSWIFGAFLGNGILTLLMTYLYRSPQAYFWTIPGTVLAGDALMHLSFGEVIGAYLATGLLVFLLGWTGLIGKIMALLPPTIVMAMVAGIFLRFGLELIDAATGSPLIALPMILIFVALSVAPRLAAVAPPVAIAAVIGTIIAIVSGQLGGGILADGIIASPVFTAPEFSLAAMAELVIPLTITVVIVQNGQGIAVLQAAGHKPGVNVAAAVSGLVSMPMALIGNISTCLTGPTNALIVSGPHKERHYAAAMVTAVGAIAVGLFSPVFVGFMLAMPAAFIAALAGIAMLTPLKNAFIAGFSGAYSTGALVCFLVTVSEISLLGISAPFWGIVFGCLIAWLMDARAQKTSVVEDSPAEESTEELQPTKS; this comes from the coding sequence ATGGGCACATCATCTTTGCTGGCGGTGGAAAAGCCACACTTGCCGCGCCCGACTTTCCGTGAGATCCTGCGCGATCTCGGACCTTATGAAATTGGGGACGGTCTAGTGGCCTTGATCTTCTCTGCCTCTGGTCCGATTGCGGTCATCCTCGCGGCAGCTGCGGCGGGCAATCTCAGCCCCGATCAAACCTCATCGTGGATCTTCGGTGCCTTTTTGGGCAACGGCATTCTTACGCTGCTGATGACTTATCTCTACCGCAGCCCGCAGGCGTATTTCTGGACCATTCCCGGCACGGTGCTCGCCGGCGATGCTTTGATGCATTTGAGCTTCGGCGAAGTTATCGGTGCCTATCTCGCCACCGGGCTTTTGGTATTTCTGCTCGGGTGGACAGGACTCATTGGAAAAATCATGGCGCTCCTGCCGCCGACAATTGTCATGGCGATGGTCGCGGGCATCTTCTTGCGTTTTGGCTTAGAACTAATCGACGCCGCCACCGGCTCCCCGCTGATTGCACTGCCGATGATTCTCATCTTCGTTGCGTTAAGCGTCGCCCCGCGCCTGGCCGCAGTTGCTCCACCAGTGGCTATCGCAGCAGTGATTGGCACAATCATCGCGATTGTCTCTGGGCAATTAGGCGGCGGAATCCTCGCCGACGGCATCATCGCTTCACCAGTGTTTACCGCGCCGGAATTCTCTCTTGCAGCTATGGCGGAGCTTGTTATCCCGCTAACCATTACCGTCGTTATCGTGCAAAATGGCCAAGGCATCGCAGTGCTCCAAGCGGCAGGGCATAAGCCCGGCGTCAATGTCGCTGCGGCAGTCAGCGGCCTAGTGTCGATGCCCATGGCACTGATTGGAAATATCTCTACCTGCTTGACCGGCCCGACAAATGCCTTGATCGTCTCCGGCCCGCACAAAGAACGGCACTATGCCGCAGCGATGGTCACCGCCGTCGGCGCGATTGCCGTGGGACTGTTCTCTCCAGTATTCGTGGGCTTCATGCTGGCCATGCCTGCGGCATTTATCGCAGCACTTGCAGGCATCGCGATGCTGACCCCGCTGAAGAATGCTTTCATCGCAGGATTTTCTGGCGCATATTCCACCGGCGCGCTGGTCTGCTTCCTAGTTACAGTCTCAGAGATTTCACTGCTGGGTATCTCTGCACCATTTTGGGGCATCGTCTTTGGCTGCCTCATTGCCTGGCTCATGGATGCCCGCGCGCAGAAAACCTCGGTGGTCGAAGATTCCCCAGCCGAAGAATCCACCGAGGAACTTCAACCTACAAAGTCCTAG
- the gatB gene encoding Asp-tRNA(Asn)/Glu-tRNA(Gln) amidotransferase subunit GatB, with protein sequence MTAAMYDLMDFDEVLEKYDPVMGLEVHVELGTDTKMFSTSATNFDAPANSNVDPVSLGLPGALPVVNAKGVEWAIKIGLALNCSIAESSRFARKNYFYPDQPKNYQISQYDEPIAYDGYLDVVLEDGTEWRVEIERAHMEEDTGKLTHLGGTSGRIHGATASLVDCNRAGIPLIEIVTKPIEGAGERAPEIARAYVTALRELVAALGVSDARMDQGSMRVDSNLSLRPVGTTEFGTRTETKNINSLRSVEQAVRFEMMRQAQVLDDGGVIDQETRHYQETDGSTSKGRPKETADDYRYFNDPDLPPVLAPREWVEEIRQTLPEMPWIRRARIQEEWGLKDAEMRDLVNAGALDLIIATTEEGTTPDEARSWWVSYLSAKANEQGVDLPALNITPAQVARVAALVKEGKLTNKLARQAVDGVLAGEGDVDEVVKARGLEVVRDDAAIEKAVDDALAANPDIVEKYRAGNKKVTGAIVGAVMKATQGKADPGQVNQLIAKKLS encoded by the coding sequence ATGACTGCTGCGATGTATGACCTGATGGACTTTGATGAAGTCCTTGAAAAGTATGACCCAGTTATGGGCTTGGAAGTCCACGTCGAATTGGGCACGGACACCAAGATGTTTTCCACCTCGGCGACCAACTTTGATGCTCCTGCCAACTCCAACGTAGACCCTGTGTCCTTGGGTCTGCCAGGTGCTTTGCCAGTGGTTAACGCCAAGGGCGTGGAGTGGGCCATCAAGATTGGTTTGGCGCTGAATTGCTCCATTGCGGAATCGTCGCGCTTTGCCCGCAAGAACTACTTCTACCCGGATCAGCCAAAGAATTACCAGATCTCCCAGTATGATGAGCCAATTGCTTACGATGGCTACCTCGACGTCGTTCTGGAGGACGGCACCGAATGGCGCGTCGAGATTGAGCGCGCGCACATGGAAGAAGACACCGGCAAGCTGACCCACCTGGGCGGCACCTCGGGCCGTATTCACGGCGCAACCGCGTCATTGGTTGACTGCAACCGCGCTGGTATTCCTCTGATTGAGATTGTGACCAAGCCGATTGAAGGCGCCGGCGAGCGTGCGCCAGAGATTGCGCGTGCCTATGTCACCGCTTTGCGCGAGCTGGTCGCGGCACTCGGCGTTTCCGATGCCCGCATGGACCAGGGTTCTATGCGCGTGGACTCCAACTTGTCCCTGCGCCCGGTCGGCACCACCGAGTTTGGTACCCGCACCGAGACCAAGAATATCAACTCCTTGCGCTCTGTAGAGCAGGCAGTGCGCTTTGAGATGATGCGTCAGGCGCAGGTGCTTGACGATGGTGGCGTGATCGACCAAGAAACCCGTCACTACCAAGAGACCGATGGTTCTACATCCAAGGGTCGCCCGAAGGAAACCGCGGATGATTACCGCTACTTCAACGATCCAGACCTGCCGCCGGTTTTGGCACCACGCGAGTGGGTGGAAGAAATCCGCCAGACCTTGCCAGAGATGCCATGGATTCGCCGCGCGCGCATCCAGGAAGAGTGGGGCCTGAAGGACGCAGAGATGCGTGACCTGGTCAACGCCGGCGCACTGGATTTGATTATCGCGACGACTGAAGAGGGCACGACCCCTGATGAAGCTCGTTCCTGGTGGGTTTCTTACCTGTCCGCGAAGGCAAATGAGCAGGGTGTTGACTTGCCAGCTTTGAACATTACCCCGGCCCAGGTTGCCCGCGTGGCCGCTTTGGTCAAGGAAGGCAAGCTGACTAATAAGTTGGCACGCCAGGCTGTCGATGGCGTTCTCGCCGGCGAAGGCGATGTCGATGAGGTTGTGAAGGCACGCGGTCTGGAAGTCGTTCGCGATGACGCAGCGATTGAAAAGGCTGTCGATGACGCCTTGGCCGCAAACCCAGACATCGTGGAGAAGTACCGCGCTGGCAACAAGAAGGTCACCGGTGCTATCGTCGGTGCCGTCATGAAGGCTACCCAGGGCAAGGCTGACCCAGGTCAGGTCAACCAGCTGATTGCTAAAAAGCTTAGCTAA
- a CDS encoding bile acid:sodium symporter family protein, with the protein MNNSLDSQSGGAGATGHSTPAQSDVDKAATAREDRAAFIAALGFPVLVIIGGLLGFFFPDVATGFAPQVTPLLGIIMFGMGLTLRPVDFGLIAKRPLPVLIGVVAQFVVMPLIAVLTVWILQLPAEIAVGVILVGCAPGGTSSNVVSYLARGDVALSVTMTSVSTLLAPLLTPMLTLWLAGQYMPLDAGAMAWDIVKVVLIPVVGGLVVRLLLPKVVAFITPALPWISVIAISSIVAIVVGGNRDNIVTAGGVVLIAVIIHNGLGYALGYLTGKFTRQPEAVARTMAIEVGMQNSGMATTLASTYFSPLSALPGAVFSVWHNLSGAVVAAICRYVDGRAANAEQTGEAK; encoded by the coding sequence ATGAATAATTCCCTTGATTCACAATCCGGTGGCGCAGGTGCTACCGGGCATTCGACTCCTGCACAATCTGACGTTGATAAAGCGGCGACCGCTCGAGAGGACCGCGCGGCGTTTATCGCGGCGCTTGGATTTCCAGTTCTGGTTATCATTGGTGGCCTATTAGGCTTTTTCTTCCCTGATGTTGCTACGGGCTTTGCACCGCAGGTAACCCCGCTGCTGGGCATCATCATGTTCGGCATGGGTTTGACGTTGCGGCCGGTGGACTTTGGGCTCATCGCTAAGCGGCCTTTGCCCGTTCTTATTGGTGTTGTCGCGCAGTTTGTCGTCATGCCGCTTATTGCGGTGCTGACCGTATGGATTTTGCAGCTGCCTGCGGAAATTGCAGTTGGTGTCATTTTGGTTGGTTGTGCACCAGGTGGCACATCCTCCAATGTGGTCAGCTACCTCGCGCGCGGCGACGTTGCTTTATCCGTAACTATGACTTCCGTATCTACACTACTGGCGCCGCTTTTGACCCCGATGCTCACCCTGTGGCTGGCGGGGCAGTACATGCCGCTCGATGCCGGTGCGATGGCGTGGGACATCGTCAAGGTTGTGCTCATCCCTGTGGTCGGCGGTCTGGTTGTACGCCTGCTATTGCCGAAGGTCGTGGCATTTATTACCCCGGCGTTGCCATGGATTTCTGTGATCGCAATTTCGTCGATTGTTGCCATTGTCGTTGGCGGCAACCGCGACAACATCGTCACCGCGGGCGGCGTCGTGCTGATTGCGGTCATTATCCATAACGGCCTGGGCTACGCGCTGGGCTACCTAACCGGTAAGTTCACCCGCCAGCCAGAAGCCGTCGCACGCACCATGGCGATTGAGGTCGGCATGCAAAACTCCGGCATGGCAACCACGTTGGCTTCGACCTACTTCAGCCCGCTTTCGGCGCTGCCGGGCGCGGTGTTCTCTGTCTGGCACAACCTCTCCGGAGCCGTGGTGGCGGCCATCTGCCGCTACGTTGATGGCCGTGCTGCAAATGCTGAGCAGACCGGGGAGGCTAAGTAG
- a CDS encoding 6-phosphofructokinase → MRLATLTSGGDCPGLNAVIRAIVRTASNEFGDTVVGYEDGWVGLMEDRRRDLYDDATIDRILLRGGTILGTGRLHPDKFKAGLETIKSNLEDAGVDALIAIGGEGTLKGAKWLADNGVPVIGVPKTIDNDVNATDYTFGFDTAVSVATDAIDRLHTTAESHNRILIVEVMGRHVGWIALHAGMAGGAHYTVIPEVPFDVADICKAMERRFQMGEKYGIICVAEGALPKEGTMNFGEGEEDEFGHKTFNGIGQVIGDEIKARTGYDVRTTVLGHIQRGGTPTAYDRVLATRYGVSAARAAHEGLSNKCVALRGEDIKLVDLADAVDELKTVPIHRYENAQALFG, encoded by the coding sequence ATGCGACTAGCCACATTGACTTCCGGCGGCGATTGCCCCGGCCTAAATGCCGTAATTCGCGCTATTGTGCGCACCGCGTCTAATGAGTTCGGCGACACCGTTGTAGGTTATGAAGACGGTTGGGTGGGGCTGATGGAAGACCGCCGCCGCGACCTATATGACGACGCCACCATCGACCGCATCCTATTGCGCGGCGGCACTATCTTAGGCACCGGCCGCTTGCACCCGGATAAATTCAAAGCCGGATTAGAAACCATCAAATCCAATCTGGAAGATGCCGGAGTCGACGCACTCATCGCCATTGGCGGCGAAGGCACACTCAAAGGCGCGAAGTGGCTCGCTGATAACGGCGTGCCCGTCATTGGTGTTCCCAAGACCATTGACAATGACGTCAACGCCACCGACTACACCTTCGGTTTTGATACCGCCGTCTCCGTTGCTACCGACGCCATTGACCGGCTGCACACCACGGCGGAATCCCACAACCGTATTCTGATTGTTGAAGTCATGGGCCGCCACGTTGGCTGGATTGCGCTGCATGCCGGCATGGCTGGCGGTGCGCACTACACCGTGATTCCCGAAGTGCCTTTCGATGTAGCTGATATTTGCAAGGCAATGGAACGCCGATTCCAAATGGGGGAGAAGTACGGCATCATCTGCGTTGCCGAAGGCGCTCTGCCCAAGGAAGGCACCATGAACTTCGGCGAAGGTGAAGAAGACGAATTCGGCCACAAAACGTTCAATGGCATCGGGCAAGTCATCGGCGACGAGATCAAAGCCCGCACTGGATACGACGTGCGCACCACGGTGCTTGGCCACATCCAGCGTGGCGGCACCCCAACCGCCTACGACCGAGTCCTAGCAACCCGCTACGGTGTTTCCGCCGCCCGCGCTGCCCACGAAGGCTTATCCAATAAGTGCGTTGCACTACGCGGCGAAGACATCAAACTTGTCGACCTGGCCGACGCCGTCGACGAACTAAAAACCGTGCCAATTCACCGCTACGAAAACGCCCAAGCGCTGTTTGGCTAA
- a CDS encoding DHA2 family efflux MFS transporter permease subunit, with product MSTTKPTPMPSVSKPQAWRALAALCLGFFMVLMDQTIVAVATPEIMANFDTEFDQVVWVTSIYLLCMVVPLLFTGRLGDRFGQARMFQLGITVFVIAALAASLAPNLGVLLVARAVQGLGAAILTPQTMAVINRIFPQDARGPALGVWGAVGSVASLVGPVLGGIIISTFGWRGVFVLHLPLGIAALVLSALWVPRLPTYARSIDKLSVVVTLVGMTSAVIAIQQGPGLGWPWWTFVLLIGGIGLIVWFVRLQATASKRGTEPLVPLPLFKNRNYSLGAFSISTMGFAVASQMLPIMMWFQTGRGLTSAEAGLMMVPMAVAAGLGSPLVGPLADRIKPRLLSVFGFGSVIAALLWIAGIMYTDAALFWFIGASALLGVGNAFVWAPNSVTAMRTVDLRYMGAASGVYNTTRQVGAVVGAAAVGAAMQVGSASLGLHQGMAISLVLPAAVMVAGLIAVACFENTLTPKG from the coding sequence GTGTCTACTACTAAACCTACCCCGATGCCCTCAGTGTCGAAGCCTCAAGCCTGGCGCGCTTTAGCTGCGCTGTGCCTGGGCTTTTTCATGGTGCTGATGGATCAAACCATCGTCGCGGTAGCAACGCCTGAAATTATGGCCAACTTCGATACGGAGTTTGACCAAGTTGTGTGGGTCACTTCCATCTACCTGTTGTGCATGGTTGTGCCGCTGCTATTTACCGGACGTTTGGGAGACCGCTTTGGCCAAGCGCGGATGTTCCAATTGGGCATTACTGTCTTTGTGATCGCAGCACTTGCTGCATCATTGGCGCCGAATCTCGGCGTGCTGCTGGTAGCCCGCGCGGTCCAAGGTTTAGGCGCAGCCATTCTGACCCCGCAAACCATGGCTGTTATCAACCGCATCTTCCCCCAAGACGCCCGCGGACCGGCACTTGGCGTATGGGGTGCTGTCGGATCCGTTGCCTCACTAGTAGGACCAGTACTCGGTGGAATTATCATCAGCACCTTTGGCTGGCGCGGCGTCTTTGTACTGCACCTGCCATTAGGCATTGCTGCATTGGTGCTGTCTGCTCTGTGGGTGCCGAGGCTGCCGACGTATGCACGGAGCATCGACAAGCTAAGCGTCGTGGTGACCTTGGTCGGTATGACCTCTGCGGTTATCGCCATTCAACAAGGCCCGGGCTTGGGCTGGCCGTGGTGGACTTTTGTCCTACTTATCGGCGGTATTGGTTTGATTGTCTGGTTCGTGCGGCTGCAAGCCACGGCGAGTAAACGCGGTACCGAACCGCTGGTGCCGCTGCCTTTGTTTAAAAACCGCAACTATTCGCTCGGTGCTTTTTCTATCTCGACCATGGGTTTTGCTGTGGCATCGCAGATGCTGCCGATCATGATGTGGTTTCAAACCGGCCGGGGCCTAACTTCCGCGGAAGCGGGCCTGATGATGGTGCCCATGGCTGTGGCCGCAGGTCTCGGCTCGCCGTTGGTGGGACCTTTGGCTGACCGGATTAAACCGCGGCTGCTGTCGGTGTTTGGCTTCGGCTCGGTCATTGCTGCGCTGCTGTGGATTGCCGGCATCATGTACACCGATGCTGCATTGTTCTGGTTCATTGGCGCCTCGGCGCTACTGGGTGTGGGCAATGCGTTTGTCTGGGCACCGAACTCGGTGACCGCCATGCGCACCGTTGACCTGCGCTATATGGGCGCGGCTTCGGGCGTCTACAACACCACCCGCCAAGTCGGCGCCGTGGTGGGTGCCGCTGCCGTAGGTGCAGCGATGCAGGTCGGCTCCGCCAGCCTCGGGCTGCACCAAGGCATGGCGATATCGCTCGTGCTGCCGGCAGCCGTGATGGTGGCCGGTCTTATTGCCGTGGCCTGTTTTGAAAATACTTTGACGCCTAAAGGGTAA
- a CDS encoding MFS transporter, whose protein sequence is MWIYLGSAGMSALGNSIAGIVRPWIVLERTGDPAAAGLVAAAVAVPSVIFASLGGYLIDTVGRKPISVISDIISGASVAGVVLVDQTLGLTIAWFIALGIIGGVGDIHGMAARPALVGDVSQASGKTVDYIAGLNQAILGVAFLVGPAVAAVLLAALNSSLVLIITAACSFLAALLTTFLRLAKRELTEEEKQAAAADNALNLQALKSWERLSVPHPFGCLAFSFYAIGMMISGAGIAKVGTSRRRLVWAVAIGVEAIGFAMMPALGVSWFVVIGCGIAGLAGGMLSPLQMVLITLSIYQLAVLLVAAYMLVAVWAMIRGLKVLPSFVASEATTTPVDTISGQGSPEGVTSS, encoded by the coding sequence ATCTGGATATATCTTGGCTCAGCGGGAATGTCTGCGCTGGGCAACTCGATTGCGGGCATCGTGCGGCCGTGGATCGTTTTAGAGCGCACCGGCGACCCCGCCGCCGCCGGCTTGGTCGCTGCAGCAGTGGCAGTGCCCTCAGTAATTTTCGCTTCCCTCGGCGGCTACCTCATCGATACCGTCGGCAGAAAACCCATATCGGTTATCTCCGATATCATCTCTGGAGCCTCTGTTGCAGGTGTGGTCCTCGTTGATCAGACCTTAGGGTTGACCATCGCCTGGTTCATCGCTTTAGGCATCATCGGTGGCGTGGGGGATATCCACGGCATGGCAGCGCGTCCCGCGTTGGTAGGCGATGTCTCGCAGGCCTCGGGCAAGACCGTGGACTATATCGCAGGTCTTAACCAGGCCATCTTAGGCGTGGCATTTTTGGTAGGCCCCGCTGTCGCGGCCGTCTTATTAGCCGCGCTCAATTCCAGCTTGGTACTCATCATCACCGCAGCTTGTTCCTTCCTCGCAGCATTGCTGACTACCTTCTTGCGTTTGGCCAAGCGCGAGCTTACGGAAGAAGAAAAGCAGGCCGCGGCAGCAGATAATGCCCTGAACCTGCAAGCACTCAAGAGCTGGGAAAGGTTATCAGTCCCGCACCCATTCGGATGCTTGGCTTTTTCTTTCTACGCCATCGGCATGATGATTTCCGGCGCAGGCATTGCCAAAGTCGGCACATCGCGTCGTCGCTTAGTGTGGGCCGTTGCCATTGGGGTTGAAGCCATAGGCTTTGCGATGATGCCCGCCCTCGGCGTGTCCTGGTTCGTCGTCATCGGCTGCGGAATCGCAGGTCTGGCCGGCGGCATGCTCTCACCTTTGCAGATGGTGCTGATTACCTTGTCGATCTACCAGCTGGCCGTCCTACTCGTTGCCGCCTACATGTTAGTCGCGGTGTGGGCGATGATCCGCGGGCTGAAGGTACTGCCGAGCTTTGTCGCATCAGAAGCCACGACGACGCCCGTCGACACCATATCGGGTCAGGGTTCGCCGGAAGGAGTAACATCCAGTTAG
- a CDS encoding siderophore-interacting protein encodes MADQANKAPKRKARKAHEATVTGRRQLSRDLVRLSLNSPDFVGQELEFTDHYIKLLFVPEGADYAWPFDAAQVREEQPRDKQPITRTYTIFNLNSETGDFEADFVTHGDSGLAGPWGRDVEVGAKIGFFGPGGKWEPEASYDHFVFAGDESAAPAISAGLARLPEGATATAYIEIESEDRTFDIPTGEGIDIQWVYRNGATHGTELSRIVRGAGVPEGKKTSWFVHGVAEMIKEMRRFLFVESEIPREDVSISGYWRIGMTEDQWQSSKQEFNAEIEAEEERLSTR; translated from the coding sequence ATGGCTGACCAAGCTAATAAAGCACCCAAGCGCAAGGCACGGAAGGCACACGAGGCAACCGTTACTGGTCGCCGTCAGCTTTCTCGAGACCTGGTTCGTCTCAGCTTGAATTCTCCAGACTTTGTGGGCCAGGAATTAGAATTTACCGACCACTACATCAAGCTGCTGTTTGTTCCAGAGGGAGCGGATTACGCATGGCCTTTCGATGCAGCACAGGTCCGCGAGGAACAGCCACGGGATAAGCAGCCCATCACCCGTACCTACACTATCTTTAACCTCAACTCCGAGACCGGCGACTTCGAGGCAGACTTTGTCACCCACGGTGATTCCGGTCTGGCAGGCCCATGGGGCCGCGATGTGGAAGTAGGAGCGAAGATCGGCTTCTTCGGCCCAGGCGGCAAGTGGGAGCCAGAAGCATCCTATGACCACTTCGTATTCGCCGGCGATGAGTCAGCTGCGCCAGCGATTAGCGCAGGTTTGGCCCGCTTGCCAGAAGGTGCCACCGCAACGGCCTATATCGAGATTGAATCCGAAGACCGCACCTTTGACATCCCAACGGGTGAAGGTATCGACATCCAGTGGGTCTACCGCAACGGCGCAACCCATGGCACGGAACTCTCCCGCATCGTCCGCGGTGCCGGTGTGCCAGAAGGTAAGAAAACCAGCTGGTTCGTGCACGGCGTTGCCGAAATGATTAAAGAGATGCGTCGCTTCCTCTTCGTCGAATCCGAAATCCCACGGGAAGACGTCTCCATCTCTGGTTACTGGCGCATCGGCATGACCGAAGACCAGTGGCAATCCTCCAAGCAGGAATTCAATGCGGAGATTGAGGCAGAAGAAGAGCGCCTCAGCACGCGTTAA